The genomic stretch tctggctaactataatggggatataatctggctacctatactggggatctaatctggctacctatactcggggctaatctggctacctatactagggatctaatctggctaactataatggGGATctaatctggctatctatactggggatctaatctggctaactataatggGGATctaatctggctatctatactggggatctaatctggctatctatactggggatctaatctggctaactataatggGGATCTaatctggctaactataatggggatctaatctggctacctaaactggggatctaatctgactacctatactggggatctaatctggctacctaaactggggatctaatctgactacctatactggggatctaatctggctacctaaactggggatctaatctgactacctatactgggggctactctGGCTAACTATGTTAGGGGGGGCAAATCTGGTTACTTTGACTGTGGAACTACATACACTTGggggcttttttgggggggctaaCAATACTGGGGtgttatctatactggagggcagggcACATCTgggtacctaaactagggggctacTTCTGGTCACTGTGAAGCACATTTGACcatctatatgggggggggggggggggcttctgctACATATACTAGGAGGCCACATAATCTCTTGGGGGGGCAATCAAAATCTTGCAATGGTGCCCCGTGATTTCCAGCTACATCCCTGGCAGTATATACAATAGcaggatatatactgtataagcaaTCTATGCTCTGCTGTTGCACATGACCTTCCACACGTTTATCTGTATATCAGCACTTAGGAAGTGGTTACTGCACACAGCACGTAATACCGAGATCATCTACAGGTCTGTGGTTGGAGGACAGGAAGTGTCACAGCTGGGGAACGTGGCTTCTGATACGTATTACAGCAATCGTCAACATTACGGGGAGAAACAAGCGTGTATGAAGGTAACAGCAGGGCTCACTGTACATAAAACTCACATATGGGTGTATATACGGTGGCGTAGTCGTTAGCTCTctccccttgcagcgctgggtccccggcttgcatgcccagccagagcactatctgtacGGAATTTGTATGCTTTCCCCgttgtgtgtgggtttcctccgggcactctggtttcctccaacatcacaaaaacatacagataagttaattgacttccctctTAATTCGTTTTGGGAGCAGGGGCATCAACGAGGCCTCATGGGGCCCCCTGGGGATCTTTTAGGGGATTTTCTACCTACATTTCAACCACCTAGCCAGTGTGATTggtgatcaggggcgtaacaatagggggggCCCAGAAGTTGCAGGTGGtccccatggggggagaagtttctctttcctgtcctgagagactgacaactaaggacacagagagaaaaaactttctgctctctgcccaattgttctaatgactgcatctgctcagccactgataaggaatcatacaaagttttgcagacaaagatttgtagacagtccctattcaatgtgcagcagggtcttgtgtacagctttGCTCTatccccagcctttctacccctccccaaatgctgtgtattgtagtgatgcttgaggagtcttgaTACGAAgaaaggaaaaagggggggggggggcattcaaagttttgcagggaggcccagtgaatcctagttatgcccctgttggTGAGGAGGAGGGACCAAGATtcttctttcctcctcctcctccaccacagcCCCCCTCTCGTGCTCCCCCGGCTGTGTCAGTTCATCCAGACCCACAGATCAGCATGGTGATGGGTGGGGCTTACCTCTTCCACTGTCTGATCTCTCTTGGCACGACCGATGCAGCAAATAGGTGTCCTCTGGTCTCTGGACATTGTGTGACTCCATGTAACgtacagaagactgagagggggcaGAGGCCAGAAGAGGTAAGCCCCGATGTTGGAAGAGGTATGCCCCGTCactgtcgctgtgctgatctgtggGTCTGCATGAGAGGACACAGCCAGGGGCGCAGAGTAGAGGAGCGCTGGTGGAGGTGTAGGAAGAAGGAAATCTGGGCCTCTCCTCCTATCCCAGCACCCATGCAATCATAAGGGCTGTTACCCCATAGTTACCCcagtgaaagtgaaagtgggagTAGCAAAGTGTGAATTTTACAAAAATAGCTTTCACATTTCTTCAGCAGtcaatggcccttattcagttcTCTCCACAGTGATATTGTCACATCCtatcatcaataaaatgcttttaagccaccagcaaacacgaaaatactcaaaatagtttagacagtaagggctcgattcacaaagcggtgctaacccagttagagactttgggcctgattcacaaagcggtgctaacagttagcaccctggtgaaaagccctttatcatgcctaaacttaacatgcctaaactgagtttaggcatgataaaaatggttatcacgcctaggcctcgattcacaaagcggtgataacccagttatcacgcctaaaagactttaggcgtgataaccttttcaccactgagttatcaccgctttttcctgctcttcgcgcgaagttaccgcgcgtacgcgcgtgagagcgcgcgcaaagtcccatagggcttaatgggagcttcgcgcgagttgcttcttatcatgcctaaagtgagtttaggcgtgataaggggcttttcactggcgtgcaaacactttgcaccgctttgtgaatcgagcccctaaagtctttaactgggttatcaccgctttgtgaatcgagcccctaaacttatcacacctaaacttatcatgcctaaacttatcacacccaaacttatcacacctaaacttatcatgcctaaacttatcatgcctaaacttatcacacctaaacttatcacacctaaacttatcatgcctaaacttatcacacccaaacttatcacacctaaacttatcatgcctaaacttatgcctaaacttatcacacctaaacttatcacagctaaacttatcatgcctaaactgagtttaggcgtgataaagggcttttcaccagggtgctaactgttagcaccgctttgtgaatcaggccctaaatgTCACCTACTTGTtgctgttggtactttttcaattgcagagtgctgaaaagttattttaaatagaagatgaaaaattatctcctgggagaaaactcaggagaaaaagtgaattggactgGGCCCAACATCTCTTTATTTTCTAGTCATTTTTACACATCGCACCGCAACACAAAAAACTCCCTCATataaccctgcggcagagtgagcTGACAGGGTCATTTGCATAGcaccttttttttacttttagatgtagttttactttttggccacaatgtacgcttagagggacattagattcagaaaaagagagagagagaagctgtcactttttctgcgaggagaggaatcagtgatcgggcaccatggcccgattcattgattcctgggctaacgaatcaGCGGCCGGGAGCGAGCGTGTAcgcacgcgatcggccgtgggagcgcacatgtcctccttgaagtagaactacgtcaaggaggaaaaagtggttaaaggatggggtaaagtttagagtcaatcaaacacatttttcagtatagaaatatatatatttacatagaaagagggacaaagtcctgaaagagggacaaatgaggaggaaagagggacaaggctccaaaagagggacagttgggagctttgaattaccccaagcaccgtgcttgcgGTAACACCCTGTTGCCCTTGCGCCGGCTTGGATATTTCCATCACACTGCAACGGAccacaataagtgtgaaagtctccatagactgtcATTGTTTTTGCGGGCACTTGCAGTAAAATAGGGTAACGTAATGTAGGAATTACCTGCAAGTATAAAGGGGCCCTAAAGGTAACTTCTTGCAATGTACTTTTTCATGTCAAGTATTGATTGCCCAAGTTTGTATAAGTCTCACTTTGAATTATTATATTGCTGCTTTGTATTACAtatttaagttaaaaaaaatgcaaacattgAAAACAAGTAATTTAGAGAATCTCTGTAAACTTTCACTCATTTTACTCTTATTAAAACCATATATTGTCATAGAACTATAAACCGTTTCCGGGGAAGCAGAAACTGCTGTGATTCCCACAAATTACTCTTGTACTCTGAATCTGGCAGGACCAGGGatatccaactccagtcctcgggGGCCAtacccatgccagtgtttaggatggtatGAGAAATGGagcaatgtgttctacttgatgacccacatctttcctgattcagtcccatcaattgatTTGCACTGTGCCAAAAATGTATGAGGAcatcggcccttgaggactggagttggacatccctggGGTGAACTGTTGAAGGAGTTCCTCTTGAACTTACCTCCCAGATAGGCACAGTTGTAGAAGCTGCATCTCTTGTTTGTGGACTGCAACACAAACCTGTTGCCCTCCTTCACATATTTGTCAATGTGAAAGACCTCATCCACCGGGATCAGCACTTCCTTTTGGGACGGGAAGTAGGAGAAGTTGTGTATGTCGGCCCCAAAACATGTGGTAATGTTGAAGAAAGACACGGTGCCGAATAGCTCTGCTTGTTTGACATCAGTGGATGAAGAAGCAAACTGACTAAGCCGGATGAGGTCTCCAGGGTTTGGAGGTGGCTCAAATACAATCCTGCTGGACCCCCGGTAGGTGTGCCAAGGTTTCCCGTCACACCTTGTCTGGAGCAATGTCAGGGCTCTGGTGAGGTAAAAATGTAAAGAATGCAGGGCAAAGGCTTTTGGATCTGTACCGTATTCCCGGACAGCATTGTTCAGCTGTTTATAGATCGAAATGTTCATATTGGTGTAAACTAACAAGGCAATTCCATGTTCATCTGTGAATCCAGCAGGAAGAACTTTTATTGATGACTTCCTGGTCAGCCATGTTTCATTGGCATGAAGCCAAGCAGAGTCAAGGTCCACGTTCACCTGTCGTTCTGCCTTTAGCAAACCTGGTGCCAAAGACTCCATCTTTTCCAAACACCCAACATACTGGTCATCCAGAGAGTTCTCATACATTCCCAGCTGAACCCTCTGACCACCAACCTGAGAAGATGAAAAGGGACACATTGTGATTTGTGGATCTAGGAGACAAATTTATCAAATACTGCACAACATTTAGTAGAAAACAAGTCAAAATCAACAGTGTTGTTGTCCAAAATTAGAAGCCATTTGACCACCAAACCCCACCGCTAATGGTGGAAATTCTAGGCCAATCAGCGGCAGGTTGAAAGCAGCAGCAGATTGACAGCCCATAGAGTACTGGATCGAACAGTGCTtaattttgaaatctattggaaacctgTTGCTATGGTGTGGCACACATCAAATAGATCCCTGGCAGATTTGATCGGACAGGGATCTGGCACGAAATTTTCTGATGGTCGAATGTGGTGGCTATCTATAAGTGAATGGCCACCCTAACAGACATTATTGCCATGCGCAGatagcacacagcaatattaccagtacTTATGCCACTAGCATAATGGCCATTACCGTACCAATACTTCCATTATTCATGTAACGCAAGTCGTGCTAATTGCGCACTGTGCGCTGCTCTAATGATGTAAGTCCTGGTAATATTTCAGCGTGCTTTCTGCTCATGACAGTTCAGCAAAGTCCTGTTATCCGGAACacaggcaaccagaagtctcaacttaccggcatgcctgaggggataacagggactgttggctgatggtgtaatggttaagggctctgcctctgacacaggagaccagggttcgaatctcggctctgcctgttcagtaagccagcactaattcagtaggagacctttggcaagtctcccttacactgctactgccaatagagcgcgccctagtggctgctgctctgctctggcgctttgagtccacaaggagaaaagcgcaatataaatgttatttgttatttgtcttgactgttttgggggggggggggattcggggTGTGCCTGCCTTAAAATACTCACCACTCCTCCAGCGacatcctgtagctcctagtggctttccggcGTCGATGCATAGCTCCCAGCTCGTCATGTGACCCAATGCGAGTCAGGTGACATGCTGGGAGCCGTGCACAGAGGATGCCGGAAcgccgctaggagctacaggacgtCGCTGGAGGAGTGGTGAGTATTTAATGCTGCACGAggaggaggtttgtgctttttaggccgtttgctcaagcaaccggcaagcacatgtatagcACATCAGGCAATCCCTGCTAGTGCcggacactggggactctgctgcaagggcgtagcaatagtcatagctgctgctatggggccctggggtagagggggcccaggtggtacctgATGTATTCACCAACTTTCTTGTGCTCCTATGATTTTATCTCAGtacccatggactatatgcagtttAGATCACATGAGAATGCAAATCTCCCAgtaaactcatatccatagggttggggcaggtggcatttctcaagaatgcctacatcttatggccccatgaaaattttgctatggggccccctaATGTCTAGCTAAACCACTGCACTGCTGCATGAACAAATATTAGTGAATCTGTTTGTCTCATGAAATATCTCTCTTTAAGAGGACCTTGAAGAGAGagctatgtggaggctgccatatttacttccttttttagcaataccacttgcctggcagtcctgcttatctttctggcatcagcagtgtctgaatcacacacccaaaacaagcatgcagctactaatCCAGTCACATTtcagtctgcatgcttgttccggggctatggctgatagtattagaggcagaggatcagcaggactgccaggcaatgtgcattgtttaaaaaaaaaaaaaaaaaaaaaaaaatctatcaccCTCTATATGTTTCTCACCTCGGGTCTACTTTTGTACATGTAAAATGAGTAAGGTAATTAATCTGTTAGTATAAATAAAACGTGTCCTTTAATAAGAGTCAGAGTTCCTCCCCGCAGTGGTTTCGTTTTGAGTCACTCTGACATTGAGAAATGCGGCTGGAACATTGGGCTGGGTATAATGATGCTGTCGGCTGATCTCCTCCCACCATGTGGCTTTTATGCCTCACCGTCACCAGCCTGGCATGCCTGGCACAGCCGAAGGGCGGCACGTCTCACACGATCTCTTCTTCCACCTGCAGAGGGGTAAGTGGGGACTCCCAGTGATGGCATCCTGGCATAATGTCTCTGTGCCTCGGCATACGCAGCAGGATGGGTACACACTGTAGTGTCAGGAACTGGTGATAGCTGTTCCCTTTTTACAGCGGTTGCTTTGCTTTACATTCTCGCTGCATCTAAAAGGtacccactaacgatacaatcttgattgcacaatcttaccacttctacgcAATatgggactacctaaagtatcggTGTAAAGTCTATtccctcagtttacccttctactgcatagatttggtaagactgAATGAGATTTTATCGTTAGTGGGATCAGTGACAATTTGTGACGTTTGTTTGTACCCTTTTCCCgagcgctgtaattacagcacaggagatttgggcgcagccggcgccaccataggccgtaaaagGAATTACAGTTATAgaagcgcacagtgagtaacttcagtgccATCAGAAGACGGGGCTGAAGTTGCTCTTAAAACACCGTAATTAGGCTTCCAGCagtagctggcagctgaattacattaTTCTCCACTatgcacgtggacctggagggggaatagaagTTAACGCCGCTGGGAAcgcagcaggataagccgtatatcagctgtatcctgcgcccaagtctacaggCGACCAATTCATATGTATGTCCCTTTTCCCTGGATACTTAGCAAGAAATGCAAACGTTTTAAACATgtttgtatacatttaaaaaggtAACAAAGAATTGATCTTtatcccaatcattagctgataccccctttcccatgagaaatcttttccttttctccaatagatcatcagggggcgctgtatggctgatattgtggtgaaacccctcccactgtgtgatgtcatgaccataacCCTGACAGTTATCTGTccttgaaccttgttgcattgtgggaattgggaaataacggctttttccaactgccaagcaagcagtatcgcatagaactctcagtaacgaacattccgtacagatcacctggcagaactaaagatgtcatcaccatgtgataaatgtcagaatgtaaatcagggagaggaaagattttacaatgggcaaacactgactaatgaaTATTGTCAAAAATaggcaattttatttattgtgttattttcactacaggtcctctttaatgtagTCTTTTGATTAAAAAGCAATGGCTTATGAAATAGGCACTTCCGTTTCTCTTTACACACCtcttcttgcacgctcacgcagaggttttcagtgcccgggggcaaagacagtttttgcgccccccctctggacaaaatgggtgtggccacacatcagaatgtggtcatgggtggagtcaaaagttatttagataaATATATGTGCCCACTCACCCGATTcagaaagccagatgtgccccgcttTGAATAGCCAAATTtgtgcccctttagttagccagatgtgcccccttcaccCTGTTTAGATAGGCAGaggtgccccctttagatagccttattctgctgctgttaacgcttctgcagagggagggagagaagcaggggcacttcgggcagccagtgaGCCACTTATCATGCATGTGGTGGTGCAGTGactgtgctgagcgccctcacagtgctgcacccggggacacatgtccccccctggcccacccatagctacgcctctgcacccACACAGTTTATTTTTAATGCATTTAATAGATTATGGCTTTAGATTCAATTTTCACAAAAACTGTAAAAACCACTGTTTTTGCAAAGTAAAGCCAGGAATGATGTGCTCTACCAGGTCATAGATCCTCAGAAATATATTGCTGCCTGCTCACTCCTCTCCTCCTAGTCAGCCACATCTATTCCACATAACACTCTATAGCTCAGTAGGGAGGTGGGGCTTCCAACACTCTCCCCCAGCGTAACCATGTGACTTAAAGGAAAGTGTTTCAGTCTGACAAGGAGTCTGACTAGGAGCAGGCAGCTGGCAGCTGTAGAGGATATATGAGCTTGGGCACTAGCTATTCTTGCCTTATTGCTGTTTAGTAAGGCatcatttatttaaccacttaacccttTCGCGTTCCATGGTTTTTACAACAGTTCCTGGCGTTTTTGACACTTTAGTTGTGTTGTTTTGATACAGCAGAAACGTTTTAATTatctatgccatcttagtgatacatgtcttgtttttttcagtacaatctaggctttctttgggtaatatttttctccccaaactattttgttttatagtccatttatggggaaaaattaggcgtaaatacagaaaactatttttttttcatttttccccctCCCTAATTTTCTCATCACACGACCCACagttataaaatatttacaaataaattatttggcccttcccgattaaaatgataccccatatgccCTATTTCacttctagctgagcatgtggtggACTGTTATCCCCAGTCTGCGCTTCTGTGGCGATCGAATGCGTTCG from Hyperolius riggenbachi isolate aHypRig1 chromosome 2, aHypRig1.pri, whole genome shotgun sequence encodes the following:
- the LOC137545370 gene encoding ecto-ADP-ribosyltransferase 5-like isoform X1, whose protein sequence is MESETRRTTYERGYLSLQVRDFLMMPVLVSGFCLYLGLLINKQVGGQRVQLGMYENSLDDQYVGCLEKMESLAPGLLKAERQVNVDLDSAWLHANETWLTRKSSIKVLPAGFTDEHGIALLVYTNMNISIYKQLNNAVREYGTDPKAFALHSLHFYLTRALTLLQTRCDGKPWHTYRGSSRIVFEPPPNPGDLIRLSQFASSSTDVKQAELFGTVSFFNITTCFGADIHNFSYFPSQKEVLIPVDEVFHIDKYVKEGNRFVLQSTNKRCSFYNCAYLGGSKRQNCTYNSAPGGLQIINAVTAPLLVGLSIVFLTR
- the LOC137545370 gene encoding ecto-ADP-ribosyltransferase 5-like isoform X4, with translation MMPVLVSGFCLYLGLLINKQVGGQRVQLGMYENSLDDQYVGCLEKMESLAPGLLKAERQVNVDLDSAWLHANETWLTRKSSIKVLPAGFTDEHGIALLVYTNMNISIYKQLNNAVREYGTDPKAFALHSLHFYLTRALTLLQTRCDGKPWHTYRGSSRIVFEPPPNPGDLIRLSQFASSSTDVKQAELFGTVSFFNITTCFGADIHNFSYFPSQKEVLIPVDEVFHIDKYVKEGNRFVLQSTNKRCSFYNCAYLGGSKRQNCTYNSAPGGLQIINAVTAPLLVGLSIVFLTR
- the LOC137545370 gene encoding ecto-ADP-ribosyltransferase 5-like isoform X3 gives rise to the protein MMEQQPAHGWSVVRVTTVTRSSSHTGYTDGGFSKVGGQRVQLGMYENSLDDQYVGCLEKMESLAPGLLKAERQVNVDLDSAWLHANETWLTRKSSIKVLPAGFTDEHGIALLVYTNMNISIYKQLNNAVREYGTDPKAFALHSLHFYLTRALTLLQTRCDGKPWHTYRGSSRIVFEPPPNPGDLIRLSQFASSSTDVKQAELFGTVSFFNITTCFGADIHNFSYFPSQKEVLIPVDEVFHIDKYVKEGNRFVLQSTNKRCSFYNCAYLGGSKRQNCTYNSAPGGLQIINAVTAPLLVGLSIVFLTR
- the LOC137545370 gene encoding ecto-ADP-ribosyltransferase 5-like isoform X2 translates to MEASARGYLSLQVRDFLMMPVLVSGFCLYLGLLINKQVGGQRVQLGMYENSLDDQYVGCLEKMESLAPGLLKAERQVNVDLDSAWLHANETWLTRKSSIKVLPAGFTDEHGIALLVYTNMNISIYKQLNNAVREYGTDPKAFALHSLHFYLTRALTLLQTRCDGKPWHTYRGSSRIVFEPPPNPGDLIRLSQFASSSTDVKQAELFGTVSFFNITTCFGADIHNFSYFPSQKEVLIPVDEVFHIDKYVKEGNRFVLQSTNKRCSFYNCAYLGGSKRQNCTYNSAPGGLQIINAVTAPLLVGLSIVFLTR